The following coding sequences are from one Thermoplasmatales archaeon window:
- a CDS encoding DUF373 family protein, producing MKTLILCIDRDNDFGEKAGVNSPIVGKKANLEAAQKLALKDPEDTDSNCLFSAIATYESMENAEIATICGDKRVGVISDSIIAKQLDEVLEKVKPDKVILVTDGAEDEYIIPIISSRVKIDSLKRVVVKQSETLEGTYYLLTKLLREEKLQRRIMLPIAIILLIWGFAIIFGSFSLGLSSIFIVLGVYLLIRVLHIEETILKAFKEFILGLKIGRMTVFSTILSFFIIILAVISEIELLKNANLKTSEYVIKFLNDIIWWIIIAILNIALGRFIDVYFKEKRVLWSYSIVPFSLAAFGLIFSASLTILLEIIREKSIQSIFTEYVLSVPFLAKITAGILVAFIGSVLYHILEDIYGKE from the coding sequence ATGAAAACACTTATCCTATGCATAGACAGGGACAATGACTTCGGAGAAAAGGCGGGCGTAAATTCGCCTATAGTAGGTAAAAAAGCAAATCTGGAAGCTGCGCAAAAACTGGCACTTAAAGATCCTGAGGATACGGATTCCAATTGCCTTTTTTCCGCTATTGCTACTTATGAAAGCATGGAAAATGCGGAAATTGCAACAATATGTGGAGATAAGAGAGTGGGTGTTATATCAGATTCAATTATTGCAAAGCAATTAGATGAAGTTCTTGAAAAAGTGAAGCCGGATAAAGTAATTCTTGTTACAGATGGGGCGGAGGATGAATATATAATCCCTATAATAAGTTCAAGAGTAAAAATAGATTCTTTAAAAAGGGTTGTTGTTAAACAAAGTGAGACACTCGAAGGAACATATTATCTGCTCACTAAACTACTGAGGGAGGAAAAATTGCAAAGAAGAATTATGTTACCGATTGCAATAATATTGCTCATCTGGGGATTTGCAATAATATTTGGCTCCTTTTCTCTTGGCCTTTCTTCCATATTTATTGTTCTTGGAGTATATTTACTCATAAGAGTTCTACATATTGAAGAAACCATTTTAAAAGCTTTTAAAGAATTTATTTTGGGCTTAAAGATAGGAAGAATGACAGTTTTTTCCACAATACTTTCCTTTTTTATAATAATCCTTGCGGTTATATCTGAAATAGAATTGCTTAAAAATGCTAACTTAAAAACTTCTGAATATGTTATAAAATTTTTAAATGATATAATATGGTGGATCATCATAGCTATATTAAACATTGCTTTGGGAAGATTTATAGATGTTTATTTTAAAGAAAAGAGAGTTTTATGGAGTTATTCAATAGTTCCATTCTCGCTTGCAGCATTTGGATTAATTTTCTCCGCATCCCTTACAATCCTGCTTGAAATAATAAGAGAAAAATCAATACAGTCAATATTTACTGAATATGTTTTATCAGTTCCATTTCTTGCAAAAATAACCGCTGGAATATTAGTTGCTTTTATAGGAAGCGTGCTATATCATATTTTAGAGGATATCTATGGAAAGGAGTGA
- a CDS encoding aminotransferase class I/II-fold pyridoxal phosphate-dependent enzyme translates to MISVSNRVKNISYAIREVVVYARGLEKKGIKVLKMNIGDPIAYDFDTPLHIKEALYKAVLNKNNGYAPSEGYVELREEIAKREKRRNGMSYNVDDICITTGVTEGLQIFLSACLNEGDELLVPGPTYPPYNLITSFNGAKPIPYATLEEHNWQPDVDDIRKKINDRTKGIVVINPNNPTGALYSKKTLKEIIDVAGEHNVLVVSDEIYDDILFDAPHTSTASLAKDVPVLTLNGFSKVYLVPGWRVGYALFHNPNGELNELKDAFLRIARARLCANSVCQLAMVEALRGSQEHIKEMVEKLKKRRDFAYKRINEIEGLSTRKPEGAFYIFPKIEKNAWKSDKEFVLDVLNEAHVLFVHGSGFCEKYGKNHFRAVILPPIEMMEEVFNRLEAFMKKR, encoded by the coding sequence ATGATTTCAGTATCCAACAGGGTAAAAAATATATCATATGCGATAAGAGAGGTAGTTGTTTATGCCCGTGGGCTGGAGAAGAAGGGTATAAAAGTTCTTAAAATGAATATCGGTGATCCAATAGCATATGATTTTGACACACCTTTGCATATAAAAGAAGCTCTTTATAAAGCGGTTTTAAACAAAAACAATGGCTATGCTCCATCTGAGGGCTATGTAGAGTTAAGAGAAGAAATTGCAAAAAGAGAAAAAAGAAGGAATGGAATGAGCTATAATGTGGATGATATTTGCATAACTACAGGTGTAACTGAGGGTTTGCAAATTTTCCTTTCCGCATGCCTTAATGAAGGAGATGAGCTTCTTGTTCCTGGCCCAACTTATCCTCCCTATAATTTAATCACATCTTTTAATGGAGCAAAACCTATTCCTTACGCTACATTAGAAGAGCACAATTGGCAGCCAGATGTTGATGATATAAGGAAAAAAATAAATGATAGAACAAAAGGAATTGTTGTTATAAATCCAAATAATCCAACAGGAGCCCTCTATTCCAAAAAAACTTTAAAGGAAATAATTGATGTTGCGGGGGAGCATAATGTGCTTGTTGTTTCAGATGAAATATACGATGACATACTTTTCGATGCCCCTCACACCTCCACCGCTTCTCTTGCAAAAGATGTTCCTGTGCTCACGCTTAATGGTTTTTCAAAAGTTTATCTTGTGCCTGGATGGAGAGTAGGTTATGCTCTTTTCCATAATCCAAATGGTGAGCTCAATGAGCTTAAAGATGCTTTCTTAAGAATTGCTAGGGCAAGGCTCTGTGCAAATTCTGTATGCCAGCTTGCAATGGTTGAGGCATTGAGGGGAAGCCAGGAGCATATAAAGGAAATGGTCGAAAAATTGAAGAAAAGAAGAGATTTTGCATATAAAAGGATAAATGAAATAGAGGGCCTCTCAACAAGGAAGCCGGAGGGCGCATTTTACATATTTCCAAAAATAGAAAAGAATGCATGGAAGAGCGATAAAGAATTTGTCCTTGATGTTCTCAACGAAGCGCATGTTCTTTTCGTTCATGGCTCTGGCTTTTGCGAGAAATATGGGAAAAATCATTTCAGGGCGGTAATATTGCCTCCAATAGAAATGATGGAGGAAGTTTTTAATAGGTTAGAAGCATTTATGAAAAAAAGGTGA
- a CDS encoding site-specific DNA-methyltransferase: MEAKNNSESRFYESLKGIFIGAKIEGFSGYINLMKIKSRYFDKIFILLKKEIEEKLKEFPEFKEELYYKLYSFFKRYFSESGSVYFVSTPFSERIYEKVYTDRKDVSLFWKTNMLYYVKTDRIFNSINIETDGFKFFFDVSKLEHKKAWEKREIIYELKEVRKDGTISFYVMYSERGRETKLNEIIKKLKEKGIKLDEEILEKAFRIFEKQSEVDYFITKNAKKFLKEQFDLWLYQYEFSDKSEFSEKRIKQLKVLQEIAYKIIDFISQFEDELVRIWNKPKFVLNSNYVVTLDRIAKKGIKVIEKILKHKNFEKQVKEWKDLGIVDENFKTEDFFTNTLDGKTLNSKYNFLPIDTKYFKDLELEILSLFDNLDEALDGWLIKSENYQALNTILPKFKEKIQTIYIDPPFNKEQDADYFYNVKFKDATWITILENRLRLVKEKELLNEKGSIFVRCDYNGNMYVRLLMNEIFGEENFRNEIVVNRTQEFFKYAKGLNKFMVDIDTLFFYAKTDKALFNEIRIKREIEKWWEPFLPGKGRREEDKYRIIFGKKIEAPEGRIWGLKQEQIKELENSGRIKIEKEKILYAPLWTTLKNNWTDIPGYSRSWGFITENSEILLKRVIESTSNEGDLVMDFFLGSGTTTAVAHKLKRKWIGIEMGEHFYTVVLPRMKKVLAYDKTGISKEKDVKEKYNENNAGGFFKYFELEQFEQTLRNVKYQDSDPFLAPGEDPYNQYIFMKDLKLLEALEVDYEKNKVKVDLSKLYKNIDIAETLSCFLGKWIKRISVDEVEFEDGEKVNLKDLDYKLVKPLIWWTA, from the coding sequence ATGGAAGCTAAAAATAATTCAGAAAGCAGGTTTTATGAATCTCTTAAAGGTATTTTTATAGGGGCAAAAATCGAAGGATTTTCTGGTTACATTAACTTAATGAAGATTAAATCTAGATACTTCGACAAGATATTTATTTTATTGAAAAAAGAAATTGAAGAAAAACTTAAGGAATTCCCAGAATTTAAAGAAGAATTATATTACAAACTTTATAGTTTCTTCAAGCGATACTTCAGCGAGAGTGGCTCGGTTTATTTTGTTAGTACTCCATTTTCTGAAAGAATTTATGAAAAAGTTTATACTGATAGGAAAGATGTAAGCTTGTTCTGGAAAACTAATATGCTTTATTATGTTAAGACTGATAGAATATTCAACAGCATAAATATTGAAACTGATGGTTTCAAGTTCTTCTTTGATGTTTCAAAGTTAGAACACAAAAAAGCATGGGAGAAAAGAGAGATCATTTATGAATTAAAAGAGGTAAGAAAAGACGGTACAATTTCTTTCTATGTTATGTATTCAGAAAGAGGAAGAGAAACAAAACTAAATGAAATCATAAAGAAGCTTAAAGAAAAAGGCATAAAATTAGATGAGGAGATTTTAGAGAAAGCTTTTAGAATATTTGAAAAACAAAGCGAAGTGGACTATTTCATAACCAAAAATGCTAAGAAATTTCTGAAAGAACAATTTGATTTGTGGCTTTATCAGTATGAATTCTCGGATAAAAGCGAATTTAGTGAGAAAAGAATAAAGCAATTGAAAGTGCTACAAGAGATTGCTTATAAGATAATTGATTTCATTTCCCAGTTTGAAGATGAGTTGGTAAGAATTTGGAATAAGCCAAAGTTTGTATTGAATTCAAATTATGTTGTAACTCTAGATAGGATAGCAAAGAAAGGAATTAAAGTAATTGAAAAGATTTTGAAACACAAAAATTTTGAAAAGCAAGTAAAAGAATGGAAAGATTTAGGTATTGTTGATGAAAACTTCAAAACAGAGGATTTCTTCACTAATACTTTGGATGGAAAGACTCTTAATTCTAAATACAATTTCTTGCCAATAGATACAAAATACTTCAAAGATTTGGAATTGGAAATTCTCTCTTTGTTTGATAACTTAGATGAAGCTTTAGATGGTTGGCTAATCAAAAGCGAAAACTACCAAGCATTAAACACAATCCTCCCAAAATTCAAAGAAAAAATACAAACAATTTACATTGATCCTCCTTTCAACAAAGAGCAAGATGCTGACTATTTCTATAATGTAAAATTCAAAGATGCTACTTGGATTACAATTTTAGAAAATAGATTGAGATTGGTGAAAGAAAAAGAATTATTAAATGAAAAAGGAAGTATCTTTGTAAGATGCGATTACAACGGCAATATGTATGTCCGGCTTTTGATGAATGAAATTTTTGGTGAGGAGAATTTTAGGAATGAGATTGTTGTAAATAGAACACAAGAATTTTTTAAATATGCTAAAGGATTGAATAAATTTATGGTTGATATTGATACTCTATTTTTTTATGCTAAAACAGATAAAGCATTATTTAATGAAATTAGAATAAAAAGAGAAATTGAAAAATGGTGGGAACCATTTTTACCTGGAAAAGGGAGAAGAGAAGAAGATAAATATCGAATTATTTTCGGTAAGAAAATAGAGGCCCCCGAAGGAAGAATATGGGGGTTAAAACAAGAACAAATTAAGGAATTAGAAAATAGTGGAAGAATAAAGATAGAAAAGGAAAAAATATTATATGCACCATTATGGACTACTTTAAAGAATAATTGGACAGATATTCCGGGATATTCACGAAGTTGGGGATTTATCACCGAAAACTCCGAAATCCTCTTAAAGCGTGTCATAGAATCTACATCCAATGAAGGAGATTTAGTTATGGATTTCTTCCTTGGCTCAGGCACTACAACTGCGGTAGCACACAAGCTTAAAAGAAAATGGATTGGCATTGAGATGGGAGAGCATTTTTACACTGTGGTTTTGCCGAGAATGAAAAAGGTATTGGCTTATGATAAAACAGGGATTTCAAAGGAAAAAGATGTGAAAGAAAAATACAATGAAAATAATGCAGGTGGCTTTTTCAAATATTTTGAATTAGAGCAATTCGAACAAACATTAAGAAATGTAAAATATCAGGATTCTGATCCTTTCTTAGCTCCAGGTGAAGATCCATACAATCAATACATTTTTATGAAAGATTTGAAGTTGTTGGAGGCTTTAGAAGTTGATTATGAGAAAAATAAAGTAAAAGTTGATTTGTCTAAGCTTTACAAGAACATAGATATTGCTGAAACTCTATCTTGCTTTCTTGGAAAATGGATTAAAAGAATAAGTGTTGATGAAGTTGAATTTGAAGATGGAGAAAAGGTTAACCTAAAGGATTTAGATTATAAATTAGTTAAACCTCTGATTTGGTGGACAGCATGA
- a CDS encoding FKBP-type peptidyl-prolyl cis-trans isomerase: MKEITKGIVALVAILAIISGIYGYTLIEKSYLREGDFAEIYYIGYFENGTVFASSFNENVSFDTPFDDKNYNLTPLKIYMGDTTNLSEKIKYPEGWSYTSLGNIKDWKINEIEGLYEALKGMKKGEEKIIELEPGKAFKNKVVNGTIFISSLAFGFDTKFKISNISDDAVDIEWMPEIGEKFTFPDYPHLLWENCTEVVSYNNTTVILKTTPDRLDNLTLYPWWENASTASYNDTHIFITTTPPLGNFTAIIYGMEISGSVKNITDEKIYLEFYYGGQTFSEEVNRTETFNRTAEYPKVFEGIQKAVLEEELLKNGYSFHELAGEKVIFRVKVVNVYKAS; this comes from the coding sequence ATGAAAGAAATAACAAAAGGAATAGTTGCTCTTGTAGCCATTTTAGCGATAATATCGGGGATTTATGGATATACTCTCATAGAGAAAAGCTATTTAAGAGAAGGAGATTTTGCGGAAATTTATTATATTGGCTATTTTGAAAATGGAACTGTTTTTGCATCCTCTTTCAATGAAAATGTGAGCTTCGATACTCCTTTTGATGATAAAAATTATAATTTAACTCCCTTAAAAATATATATGGGAGACACAACTAATCTTTCAGAAAAAATAAAATATCCAGAGGGATGGAGCTATACGTCTTTAGGAAATATAAAGGACTGGAAAATTAATGAAATAGAAGGATTGTATGAAGCATTGAAGGGAATGAAGAAAGGAGAGGAAAAAATAATAGAGCTTGAGCCAGGTAAAGCATTTAAAAATAAAGTTGTAAATGGGACAATTTTCATTTCATCCTTGGCCTTTGGATTTGATACAAAATTCAAGATTTCAAACATAAGCGATGATGCCGTGGATATAGAATGGATGCCAGAAATAGGAGAAAAATTCACTTTCCCGGATTATCCCCATTTACTATGGGAAAATTGTACTGAAGTAGTTTCTTACAATAACACAACTGTAATATTGAAAACAACACCTGACAGGCTGGATAATTTAACTCTTTATCCATGGTGGGAAAATGCGAGCACCGCAAGCTATAATGATACGCATATATTTATAACAACTACTCCTCCTTTAGGAAATTTTACCGCTATTATATATGGAATGGAAATAAGTGGAAGTGTAAAAAATATAACAGATGAAAAAATATATCTCGAATTTTATTATGGCGGGCAGACATTCAGCGAAGAAGTAAACAGGACAGAAACCTTCAATAGGACAGCGGAATATCCAAAAGTTTTTGAGGGAATCCAAAAAGCGGTTTTGGAAGAAGAATTGCTGAAAAATGGATATAGCTTCCATGAGCTTGCGGGAGAGAAAGTTATTTTCAGAGTAAAGGTGGTGAATGTCTATAAAGCGAGTTGA
- a CDS encoding site-2 protease family protein: MERSEIIFYILVVFASWFILLYMLKKIGKKYGLEASFPLLIWKTEKGKNLIDRISKKFDWKYYGNISILICILAMTITTYLILRNAIISFSLPVERAPSPRLMLGIPGINPIIPVGYGVIALAIAMVIHEFSHGILARYGGIKIKSLGLIFLILPIGAFVEPDEERLKRAKKIKRGRVFASGPTSNIIVAIVCIILLSFLSMNIVAKEEGLIVSNPAFGMERGDIITNIEGSKIKSLKDFQEIEKEMVPGNFYNISNKKIVFGAYINRVEKNYPAEKYGIVEGSIIYEINGNKIKNWSDFYRVMNETKAYQEIEIKYFLNDFRNAIVILENKYNYTHKSEDEGKGFLGISVLGLNDIVIEPNYYKNLLNPLTKSNFGSYLNKFLNFITFPFYGLSPFPEDLAKAFSCTPVFWISYNLIYWIFWLNFALGAFNSLPLLPLDGGYILKDSISFLFSRSKKAEKISSIASKFVSILILFMILSIIFVPYIRLIFSSL, encoded by the coding sequence ATGGAAAGGAGTGAAATAATTTTTTATATTCTCGTCGTATTTGCCTCCTGGTTTATCTTACTTTACATGTTGAAAAAAATTGGTAAAAAATATGGCCTGGAAGCATCTTTTCCCCTCTTAATATGGAAAACAGAAAAGGGTAAAAATTTAATTGACAGAATATCAAAAAAATTTGACTGGAAATATTATGGAAATATCTCAATCTTAATATGCATCCTTGCCATGACAATAACCACTTATCTTATCTTAAGAAACGCAATTATTTCTTTTTCTCTCCCCGTGGAGAGGGCGCCATCCCCCCGGCTGATGCTTGGGATACCTGGAATAAATCCAATTATACCTGTTGGTTATGGAGTAATAGCGCTAGCAATTGCGATGGTAATACACGAATTTTCCCACGGGATACTTGCAAGGTATGGGGGGATAAAAATAAAATCTCTTGGCCTTATCTTCCTTATTCTTCCAATCGGGGCATTTGTTGAACCAGATGAAGAAAGGTTGAAGAGAGCTAAAAAAATAAAGAGGGGCAGGGTTTTTGCATCTGGGCCCACTTCAAATATAATTGTTGCAATAGTTTGCATAATCCTGCTCTCATTTTTATCAATGAATATTGTTGCTAAGGAAGAAGGATTGATTGTAAGCAACCCCGCATTTGGAATGGAAAGAGGAGATATAATAACCAATATAGAGGGGAGCAAGATAAAGAGTTTGAAAGATTTTCAGGAAATAGAGAAAGAAATGGTACCTGGAAATTTTTACAACATTTCCAACAAAAAAATAGTTTTTGGTGCATATATAAATAGGGTGGAAAAAAATTATCCAGCGGAAAAATATGGAATTGTTGAAGGAAGCATAATTTATGAAATAAATGGAAATAAGATAAAAAATTGGAGTGATTTTTATAGGGTAATGAATGAAACAAAGGCATATCAAGAGATAGAAATTAAATATTTTTTGAATGATTTCAGAAATGCAATCGTAATTCTTGAAAACAAATATAATTATACCCACAAAAGCGAGGATGAAGGAAAAGGATTTTTAGGAATTTCAGTTTTAGGGTTAAATGATATTGTTATTGAACCAAATTATTACAAAAATCTTTTGAATCCTCTGACAAAAAGTAATTTTGGTTCATACTTGAACAAATTTCTAAATTTCATTACTTTTCCCTTTTATGGCTTATCTCCTTTTCCAGAAGATCTGGCAAAAGCCTTTTCCTGCACCCCAGTATTCTGGATTTCATATAATCTAATTTACTGGATTTTCTGGCTCAATTTTGCCCTTGGGGCATTTAATTCATTGCCCCTGCTACCTCTTGATGGAGGTTATATACTTAAAGATAGTATCTCTTTTTTATTTTCAAGGAGTAAAAAAGCGGAAAAAATTTCTTCTATAGCATCAAAATTTGTATCCATACTGATTTTATTCATGATTTTGTCGATTATATTTGTTCCCTATATTCGCCTTATTTTCTCTTCTTTATGA
- a CDS encoding DEAD/DEAH box helicase family protein — protein sequence MVRPILESIVEDIKFEELPYNWSSLDTKSFSNSKRLWDFQEDALKNAIKCLYLFFKIDNADKSKFYQRYIANGLEKNLEKNVSIKLSKLKGKVADILQQYYPSENDIINFENFINRSAFWMATGSGKSLVLIKLIEILKKLMDAGEIPKRDILFLTHREDLIAQFKKHVNEFNELAKRDLGIKLIELTEYETVKRESLVPFSNEITVFYYRSDLISDEQKEKIIDFRNYENGGNWYIILDEAHKGDKEESKRQMLYSIMARNGFLFNFSATFVDNSDIITTVFNFNLERFVSEGYGKHIHILKQEIRAFKEKEDYNSIEKKKIVLKSLVLLTYIKKVHENAVGIVKGIYHEPLMLTLVNTVNLSEVKEEEPDLKLFFNELESIGKGDVDENLLKKSIEELLKEFSENPSFVYENIPVTIDENLLKSITLKSILSTIYNSDSFGSIEALTIPEKRQEVIFKLKTSDKPFALIKIGDAVKWIKDNLKGYEVNESYENKSIFERIEERGEISILMGSRAFYEGWDSNRPNLILFINIGTGTDAKKFVIQSIGRGIRIEPLKNKRKRLKNLSNKNEDDGILRKFGSDTAIQPLETLFVFGTNRNALKEVINTLRVEKELKGVLDLTINENVQSYTLLIPVYKESRKLYLEREPQKFPISENHLDVLREYFNSTDDRVIVVSHDISPELLQHIKKSFENQDKYYKLSAIEGLQFKTIISKIISHFNLNLKDLDKFKCLEDEIIHFKKIRVFFEKPEEQKELDEKIRKVANYPEKQKEEKKLKDIYGKVSPEEYSKLYEEISKKYSKEETFKDLRIKYVAEHYFTPLILSTKEKIDYIKHVIKTKSEINFINNLENFLENNRDKLGVDWWIFSKIDEYLDEVYIPYYDPESNIIRSFKPDFIFWLKRGDDYFIVFVDPKGIKHTDFEYKVDGFVRIFGKFDSPKIFEFENLKIRAYLCLFTDDKNLLAEGYKRYWFDSPQSIFELSIPFNDT from the coding sequence ATAGTTAGACCAATTCTAGAATCAATAGTTGAAGATATTAAATTCGAAGAATTGCCTTACAATTGGAGCTCTTTAGATACAAAAAGTTTTTCAAATAGCAAGAGGTTATGGGATTTTCAAGAAGATGCTTTAAAAAATGCTATTAAATGCTTATACTTGTTTTTCAAAATTGATAATGCAGATAAATCTAAATTTTATCAAAGGTATATTGCCAATGGATTAGAGAAAAATTTAGAAAAGAATGTTAGCATTAAGCTTTCTAAACTTAAAGGAAAAGTTGCAGATATACTACAACAATATTATCCTTCTGAAAATGATATCATAAATTTTGAAAATTTTATCAACAGATCCGCTTTCTGGATGGCTACTGGCTCAGGAAAATCTTTGGTATTAATAAAGCTAATTGAAATTTTGAAAAAACTGATGGATGCTGGAGAGATTCCAAAACGAGATATTCTTTTTCTCACACATAGAGAAGATTTGATTGCTCAATTCAAAAAGCATGTTAATGAATTTAATGAATTAGCAAAAAGGGATTTAGGAATTAAACTGATAGAATTAACAGAATACGAAACAGTGAAAAGAGAGAGCTTGGTGCCTTTCTCTAATGAAATAACAGTCTTCTATTATAGATCAGACTTGATAAGTGATGAACAAAAGGAGAAAATAATTGATTTCAGAAACTATGAGAATGGTGGTAATTGGTACATAATTCTTGATGAGGCACACAAAGGAGATAAGGAAGAGTCAAAAAGGCAGATGCTTTATTCTATCATGGCAAGAAACGGGTTCTTATTTAATTTTTCAGCTACCTTTGTTGATAATAGTGATATAATAACAACTGTTTTCAATTTCAACCTAGAAAGATTTGTTTCAGAAGGTTACGGAAAACATATCCATATTCTCAAGCAAGAAATCAGAGCTTTCAAAGAAAAAGAAGATTACAATAGTATAGAAAAGAAAAAGATTGTTTTAAAATCATTGGTTCTATTAACCTACATAAAGAAGGTTCATGAAAATGCAGTTGGAATTGTAAAGGGTATTTACCATGAACCATTGATGTTAACTTTAGTCAATACCGTAAATCTTTCTGAAGTGAAAGAGGAAGAACCTGACCTAAAGTTATTCTTCAATGAATTAGAAAGTATTGGAAAGGGTGATGTAGACGAAAACTTGCTAAAAAAATCAATAGAAGAGCTATTAAAAGAATTTTCTGAGAATCCATCATTTGTTTATGAAAATATTCCTGTAACCATCGATGAAAACCTGCTCAAATCAATTACATTAAAGAGTATTCTTAGCACTATCTACAATTCCGATAGTTTTGGCAGTATTGAAGCTTTAACTATTCCTGAAAAACGTCAGGAGGTAATATTCAAACTTAAAACTAGTGATAAACCATTTGCTCTAATAAAAATAGGGGATGCTGTAAAGTGGATAAAAGATAATCTAAAGGGTTATGAGGTTAATGAAAGCTATGAAAATAAAAGTATTTTTGAAAGGATAGAAGAAAGGGGAGAAATTAGCATTTTGATGGGTTCTAGAGCTTTTTATGAGGGCTGGGACTCTAACAGACCAAATTTGATTTTATTTATTAACATAGGGACAGGAACAGACGCCAAAAAATTTGTCATACAATCAATAGGTAGAGGAATAAGAATAGAACCTCTTAAGAACAAAAGAAAACGGTTAAAAAATCTATCCAATAAAAATGAAGATGATGGCATATTACGTAAATTTGGTAGTGATACGGCAATTCAGCCATTAGAAACTCTATTTGTTTTTGGCACAAATAGAAACGCTTTGAAGGAGGTCATAAATACACTGAGAGTTGAAAAAGAATTAAAAGGTGTTTTGGATTTAACTATAAACGAAAATGTTCAGAGTTATACATTACTTATTCCTGTATACAAAGAGTCAAGAAAATTATACTTGGAAAGAGAACCACAAAAATTTCCAATCTCAGAAAATCATTTGGATGTTCTGAGGGAGTATTTTAATAGTACAGACGATAGAGTAATTGTTGTTTCACACGATATCTCTCCAGAACTTTTACAACATATAAAAAAGAGCTTCGAAAATCAGGATAAATACTATAAATTATCTGCGATTGAAGGTTTACAGTTTAAAACAATCATATCCAAAATTATAAGTCATTTCAACCTGAATCTCAAAGACTTGGATAAATTCAAATGTTTAGAGGATGAAATAATCCACTTCAAGAAAATTAGAGTTTTCTTCGAAAAGCCAGAAGAACAGAAAGAATTAGATGAGAAGATAAGGAAAGTAGCAAATTATCCAGAAAAGCAGAAAGAAGAAAAGAAGTTGAAGGATATATACGGGAAAGTTTCTCCAGAAGAGTATAGTAAATTATATGAAGAGATTTCTAAAAAATATTCGAAAGAAGAAACTTTTAAAGATTTAAGAATAAAGTATGTCGCAGAGCATTACTTTACACCATTGATTCTTTCAACAAAGGAAAAAATAGATTATATCAAGCATGTAATTAAGACAAAGAGCGAAATTAATTTCATTAATAATTTGGAGAATTTTCTTGAAAATAACAGAGATAAATTAGGAGTAGATTGGTGGATATTCAGTAAAATAGACGAATATTTGGATGAGGTTTATATACCATATTATGATCCAGAAAGTAACATTATTAGAAGCTTCAAACCAGATTTCATATTCTGGCTAAAGAGAGGCGATGATTACTTTATTGTGTTTGTTGATCCTAAAGGTATAAAACATACTGACTTTGAGTATAAGGTTGATGGATTTGTAAGAATTTTTGGTAAATTTGATTCACCAAAAATATTTGAATTCGAAAATCTTAAGATTAGAGCTTACTTGTGCTTATTTACCGACGATAAAAACCTTCTAGCTGAAGGTTACAAGAGATACTGGTTTGATAGCCCACAATCAATTTTTGAGTTAAGTATACCTTTTAACGATACTTAA